A single window of Syntrophotalea acetylenica DNA harbors:
- a CDS encoding CopG family transcriptional regulator — MATSIRLDPEVEERLNFLATQTGRTKAFYLRELITRGMEDLEDYYLAADVLERVRKGEEEVLSSSDVRRSLELDD, encoded by the coding sequence ATGGCTACGTCTATACGCTTAGATCCAGAAGTAGAAGAGAGGTTGAATTTTCTCGCAACCCAGACTGGGCGAACCAAGGCCTTTTATCTTCGTGAACTCATTACCCGAGGGATGGAGGACCTTGAGGATTACTACCTGGCGGCCGATGTTCTAGAAAGAGTCCGCAAGGGCGAGGAAGAGGTTCTTTCGTCCTCCGATGTAAGGAGATCCCTTGAGCTGGACGATTGA
- a CDS encoding addiction module protein, whose product MPTAKELVQEIEKLSPAERVRLIDKVVRDTIRPDVEIEGVWVKEVEARWKAFESGEIATVSYEFVMDKYRNQR is encoded by the coding sequence ATGCCCACTGCCAAGGAATTGGTCCAGGAGATTGAAAAACTTTCCCCCGCTGAACGGGTGCGGCTTATCGATAAGGTTGTTCGCGATACCATAAGACCCGATGTTGAAATTGAGGGCGTATGGGTGAAAGAGGTGGAGGCGCGTTGGAAGGCGTTTGAAAGTGGTGAAATTGCGACGGTATCTTATGAATTCGTGATGGATAAGTACCGAAATCAACGATGA
- a CDS encoding YlcI/YnfO family protein → MKTSTIPAIRVEPELRQAAEKILHEGETLSSFMVESLRAGILHRKAQQEFLVRGLAARDEAKQTGVFHSAETVLDELENMLTHAEQQNAK, encoded by the coding sequence ATGAAAACTTCAACAATTCCAGCCATAAGGGTCGAGCCAGAGCTTCGCCAAGCCGCAGAAAAAATATTACATGAAGGTGAAACCCTCTCCAGCTTCATGGTAGAATCTCTCCGTGCAGGGATCCTGCATCGAAAAGCCCAACAAGAATTTCTGGTACGGGGTCTGGCAGCAAGAGACGAGGCAAAACAAACAGGGGTATTTCATTCTGCGGAGACAGTCCTTGATGAACTAGAGAACATGCTGACTCATGCAGAACAGCAGAACGCCAAATGA
- a CDS encoding type II toxin-antitoxin system RelE/ParE family toxin — translation MRYQLRYTQAAKDDLVRLYSFLIKQDIAAARKALTAIQKGTEFLKDFPFTCRKASTEDPLLREMIIPFGSKGYVLLFEIENAETVTILTVRHQREEDYH, via the coding sequence ATGAGGTACCAGCTCCGCTACACCCAGGCCGCAAAAGATGACCTCGTGCGCCTTTATAGTTTTCTCATCAAGCAAGATATTGCCGCCGCCCGCAAAGCCCTCACAGCCATTCAAAAAGGGACTGAATTCCTCAAGGATTTTCCTTTTACCTGCAGAAAAGCGTCAACAGAAGATCCGCTATTGAGAGAAATGATCATCCCGTTTGGATCAAAAGGCTATGTCCTCCTCTTCGAAATTGAGAACGCTGAGACAGTAACCATTCTGACCGTACGGCATCAACGCGAAGAAGATTATCATTGA
- a CDS encoding type II toxin-antitoxin system Phd/YefM family antitoxin has translation MERLYARASVSISDLKKNPSRIINEAEGTPVAILNHNKPSAYLVPAKAFEALMEQLEDYELSRLVKEREKESTIPVSLDEL, from the coding sequence ATGGAACGTCTTTATGCCCGTGCATCAGTCAGCATCAGCGATCTGAAAAAGAACCCTTCCCGGATCATCAACGAAGCCGAGGGCACGCCGGTCGCAATTTTGAATCACAACAAACCCAGCGCATACCTCGTACCTGCCAAAGCCTTTGAGGCCCTTATGGAGCAGCTCGAGGATTATGAACTCTCCCGCCTGGTCAAAGAGCGGGAAAAGGAATCCACAATCCCGGTATCGCTCGATGAGTTATAG
- a CDS encoding phosphomannomutase — MTILPCFKAYDIRGRLPDELNEDIAYRIGRAYAAYLRPGRVVVGRDVRLGSAALCDALAAGLMDGGAEVFDIGLCGTEEIYFATFAEDMDGGIMVTASHNPMDYNGMKLVRQGARPISGDSGLQTIRELAQGNQFTPVAKSGTRVALETRPRYIEHLLGYIDRQQLRPLKVVVNAGNGCAGPVLDQLERHLPFEFIKVHHEPDGSFPNGIPNPLLPENRSATAEAVVAHGADLGIAWDGDFDRCFLFDEQGSFIEGYYVVGLLAAAFLQHHPGARIIHDPRLTWNTMDLVGELGGTPVMSKTGHAFIKERMRQEDAVYGGEMSAHHYFRDFAYCDSGMIPWLLVTELMSRNGQPLSRLVGARIARYPASGEINRRLSDPAATLARIETHYRCCARGADYTDGLSMEFDRWRFNLRCSNTEPVVRLNVESRGDQMLMEQKTQEILAMMEG, encoded by the coding sequence ATGACGATTTTGCCTTGCTTCAAAGCCTACGATATTCGCGGTCGGCTGCCGGATGAACTGAACGAAGACATCGCTTACCGCATCGGCCGGGCCTATGCCGCGTACCTGCGGCCGGGCAGGGTGGTGGTGGGGCGCGATGTTCGGCTTGGTAGCGCGGCGCTGTGTGATGCGCTGGCGGCCGGACTCATGGATGGCGGGGCGGAGGTGTTCGATATCGGTTTGTGCGGTACGGAGGAGATCTATTTCGCCACCTTTGCCGAGGACATGGATGGCGGCATCATGGTGACGGCCAGCCATAACCCCATGGATTACAACGGCATGAAGCTGGTGCGGCAGGGGGCGCGGCCCATCAGCGGCGACAGCGGCCTGCAGACCATCCGGGAACTGGCTCAGGGCAACCAATTCACTCCGGTGGCGAAAAGCGGTACCCGTGTGGCACTGGAGACCCGGCCGCGTTATATCGAGCATCTGCTTGGGTACATTGACCGGCAGCAGTTGCGGCCGTTGAAGGTCGTGGTCAATGCCGGCAACGGCTGTGCCGGACCGGTGCTGGATCAGTTGGAGCGACATCTGCCCTTTGAATTTATCAAGGTCCATCATGAACCGGATGGCAGTTTTCCCAACGGCATCCCCAATCCCTTGCTGCCGGAAAACCGCTCGGCTACGGCCGAGGCGGTGGTGGCCCATGGCGCGGATCTGGGGATTGCCTGGGACGGCGATTTCGACCGCTGTTTCCTGTTCGACGAGCAGGGGAGCTTTATCGAGGGTTATTACGTGGTGGGCCTGCTGGCGGCGGCGTTTTTGCAGCACCACCCCGGCGCCCGCATCATCCACGATCCGCGCCTGACCTGGAACACCATGGATCTGGTCGGTGAGCTCGGCGGCACGCCGGTCATGAGCAAGACCGGCCATGCCTTTATCAAGGAACGCATGCGTCAGGAGGACGCGGTGTATGGCGGGGAGATGAGCGCCCACCATTATTTCCGCGATTTCGCCTATTGCGACAGCGGCATGATCCCCTGGCTGCTGGTCACGGAGCTGATGAGCCGCAACGGACAGCCCCTGTCGCGCCTGGTCGGCGCGCGCATCGCTCGCTACCCGGCCAGCGGCGAAATTAACCGCCGCCTCAGTGACCCCGCGGCAACTCTGGCGCGCATCGAGACCCATTACCGCTGTTGCGCCCGAGGCGCGGATTATACCGACGGGTTGAGCATGGAATTCGATCGCTGGCGCTTCAACCTGCGCTGCTCCAACACCGAGCCGGTGGTGCGGCTGAATGTGGAGAGCCGTGGCGATCAGATGTTGATGGAACAGAAGACACAGGAAATCCTGGCCATGATGGAAGGGTGA
- a CDS encoding glycosyltransferase family 32 protein yields the protein MNDVKMLHGWLPKIIHQTYRDHQLPSWYEQNIARIRELCPGWEYRFYDNQDIQNYISRNFPDYLGYYNRIDKAYGAARADFFRYLVLYNEGGVYLDIKSSITKPLDEVLPRDAVYLLSHWQNGPGEKYEDCGLFPALQKEPEPWPDRGEFQQWFIVAPPRHPFLQRTIERVCENIDKYRYFTGATGGMGVLRLTGPIAYTRAILSLMDTVEHSIVDAETDLGFRYTILPGMKSHRACSGYKHYSKQKIPIVKPEGAMIIFGFLGRPLACVTSTFKRIRKSITKRANKLINKSGTMFRLPNWH from the coding sequence ATGAATGACGTAAAGATGCTGCATGGCTGGTTGCCGAAAATAATCCATCAAACCTATCGGGATCATCAGCTGCCCTCCTGGTATGAGCAGAACATTGCGCGTATCAGGGAGTTATGCCCTGGCTGGGAGTATCGTTTTTATGACAACCAGGACATTCAAAATTATATTTCCCGCAATTTTCCCGATTATTTGGGGTATTACAATCGCATCGACAAAGCGTATGGCGCAGCCAGGGCCGATTTTTTTCGATATCTGGTGTTATACAATGAAGGCGGCGTCTATCTTGATATAAAAAGCAGCATCACAAAACCATTGGATGAAGTGCTGCCCCGCGACGCGGTCTATCTGTTGTCCCATTGGCAAAACGGTCCCGGGGAAAAATATGAAGACTGTGGCTTGTTTCCGGCGCTGCAAAAGGAACCGGAACCCTGGCCCGATCGAGGGGAATTCCAGCAATGGTTTATCGTGGCACCACCCCGGCATCCTTTTTTGCAACGGACCATCGAACGGGTGTGTGAAAATATAGACAAGTATCGATATTTTACCGGAGCAACAGGTGGCATGGGCGTGCTTAGACTGACGGGACCCATTGCCTATACACGCGCGATTCTGTCATTGATGGATACCGTTGAGCACTCGATTGTCGATGCGGAAACGGATTTGGGGTTTCGTTATACCATTTTGCCCGGCATGAAATCACATAGAGCCTGCTCCGGGTACAAACATTATTCCAAACAAAAAATTCCAATTGTAAAGCCAGAAGGAGCGATGATCATCTTTGGCTTTCTCGGCCGCCCCCTTGCCTGTGTGACCTCGACATTCAAAAGAATCCGGAAGAGCATCACCAAGCGCGCAAACAAATTGATCAACAAAAGTGGGACGATGTTCAGGCTTCCGAACTGGCATTGA
- a CDS encoding four helix bundle protein produces MKHHKQLEVWKRSVALAGAIYSATRDFPPEEKYGLTSQMCRAAVSIPSNIAEGAARHTVKEFIHFLHISSGSASELDTQIEIARLINMGNQKSLLEAQQELSQISRMLKGLIRSLEKSR; encoded by the coding sequence ATGAAACACCATAAGCAATTGGAAGTTTGGAAGCGATCCGTAGCTTTGGCTGGAGCAATATACTCAGCGACACGAGACTTTCCACCGGAAGAGAAATACGGATTAACCTCTCAAATGTGTCGGGCGGCTGTTTCCATACCCAGCAATATTGCTGAAGGTGCGGCACGACATACAGTGAAGGAATTTATCCACTTTCTCCATATTTCTTCAGGCTCAGCAAGCGAGTTGGATACCCAAATTGAAATCGCCAGATTGATTAATATGGGAAATCAAAAGAGCCTCCTGGAAGCTCAACAAGAGCTTTCCCAAATATCCCGAATGCTCAAGGGTCTTATTCGTTCGTTGGAAAAAAGTCGATAA
- a CDS encoding type II toxin-antitoxin system RelE family toxin: MSWTIEYTRTAETQLRKLDRPVARHILNYMDDKIAPLENPRTRGKALSGPLGELWRYRIGDYRVLCEIQDSIMRILVVEAGHRRQIYK, encoded by the coding sequence TTGAGCTGGACGATTGAATACACCAGAACAGCTGAAACCCAGCTTCGGAAACTGGACAGGCCGGTCGCAAGACATATCCTTAATTATATGGATGACAAAATAGCGCCCCTTGAAAATCCACGGACTCGTGGGAAGGCTCTATCCGGCCCCCTTGGGGAACTGTGGAGATATCGGATTGGAGACTATCGAGTGCTCTGCGAAATTCAGGATAGCATTATGCGGATTCTGGTCGTAGAAGCAGGCCACCGAAGGCAAATATACAAGTAG
- a CDS encoding type II toxin-antitoxin system RelE family toxin, producing the protein MSYSLEFKGSALKEWKKLDGGIREQFKKKLAERLGRPHVEAARLKGIPDCYKIKLKNAGYRLVYQVDDNRVVVIVVAVGKRENLSVYKTAGRRVKD; encoded by the coding sequence ATGAGTTATAGCCTTGAATTCAAAGGATCCGCTCTGAAGGAATGGAAAAAACTGGATGGTGGAATCCGGGAGCAATTCAAGAAAAAGCTGGCGGAACGCCTCGGCAGACCTCATGTCGAAGCTGCCAGACTTAAGGGGATACCTGACTGCTACAAGATCAAGCTGAAAAATGCCGGTTACCGGCTGGTTTACCAGGTGGACGACAACCGGGTGGTAGTTATCGTCGTAGCAGTGGGTAAGCGGGAAAATCTATCGGTATACAAAACGGCGGGAAGGCGGGTAAAGGATTGA
- a CDS encoding type II toxin-antitoxin system RelE/ParE family toxin, translating into MKIFFLPPAQAELDDAFSWYEEQAVGLGYEFLNELDLSLRLVATFPEFQTQVIKKIRRCLVNRFPYGIYYGLKDDTIVVIAVAHLKRKPSYWITRMME; encoded by the coding sequence ATGAAAATCTTTTTCCTTCCTCCGGCACAAGCCGAACTTGATGATGCTTTTTCCTGGTATGAAGAGCAAGCTGTCGGACTCGGCTACGAGTTTCTCAATGAGCTTGATCTATCCCTTCGACTGGTTGCGACCTTCCCTGAATTTCAAACTCAAGTGATCAAGAAAATCAGGCGCTGCCTGGTCAACCGATTCCCCTATGGCATTTACTACGGTTTAAAGGATGATACCATCGTCGTGATAGCCGTTGCCCACCTGAAGAGGAAGCCTTCCTACTGGATAACAAGAATGATGGAGTAG
- a CDS encoding mannose-1-phosphate guanylyltransferase/mannose-6-phosphate isomerase gives MIVPVIMSGGAGTRLWPLSRELYPKQLLPLVNDCTMLQETQLRLNGLQNLAEPLVVCNESHRFMVAEQMRQAGCPAGAILLEPVGRNTAPAVAVAALQAQRAGADPVLLVLPADHVIVDAETFRGAVVAGAELARDGKLVTFGIVPTKAETGYGYIRAAERLGCNRSAEGRVTSAEEYQSPAVKELHSALSTQHPALTGYTVASFVEKPDLPTAESYLASGDYYWNSGMFMFRASRYLEELETFAPQMLDCCREALEKAQRDLDFVRLDAEAFGACPKDSIDYAVMEKTAEAVVIPLDAGWSDVGSWSALWEVGQADGAGNVMRGDVLTHDSRNCYLHSSGRMVAAVGLEDHVVVETADAVLVARRDRAQDVKAIVEQLKAQGRGEALLHRRVNRPWGSYESIDHSERFQVKRITVNPGASLSLQMHHHRAEHWIVVKGTARITRGDDTLVISENQSTYIPLGVKHRLENPGLIPLELIEVQSGAYLGEDDIVRFEDKYGR, from the coding sequence ATGATCGTCCCGGTAATCATGTCCGGTGGGGCTGGTACCCGACTCTGGCCTTTATCCCGCGAGCTTTATCCCAAGCAGCTGCTGCCGCTGGTCAACGATTGCACCATGCTGCAGGAGACCCAGCTGCGCCTGAACGGTCTGCAGAACCTGGCCGAGCCGCTGGTGGTGTGCAACGAAAGCCATCGGTTTATGGTGGCGGAGCAGATGCGTCAGGCGGGGTGCCCGGCCGGGGCGATTTTGCTGGAGCCGGTGGGGCGCAATACCGCCCCGGCGGTGGCGGTGGCGGCGTTGCAGGCGCAGAGAGCAGGGGCTGATCCGGTGCTGCTGGTGTTGCCGGCGGATCATGTGATTGTCGATGCCGAGACGTTTCGGGGGGCGGTGGTTGCCGGCGCGGAGCTTGCCCGGGACGGCAAGCTGGTGACTTTCGGGATTGTGCCGACGAAAGCTGAGACGGGGTACGGTTACATCCGTGCCGCGGAGCGGCTCGGATGTAACCGTAGTGCTGAGGGCCGAGTAACGAGTGCTGAGGAATATCAAAGCCCTGCAGTTAAAGAACTTCACTCAGCACTCAGCACTCAGCACCCGGCACTAACGGGATATACCGTCGCTTCTTTTGTCGAAAAACCCGATCTTCCTACCGCTGAATCCTACCTCGCTTCCGGCGACTACTACTGGAACAGCGGCATGTTCATGTTCCGTGCCTCGCGCTATCTGGAGGAGTTGGAGACGTTTGCGCCGCAGATGCTGGATTGTTGCCGCGAGGCTCTGGAGAAGGCGCAGCGGGATCTCGATTTTGTGCGGCTGGATGCCGAGGCGTTCGGGGCCTGTCCGAAGGATTCCATCGACTATGCGGTGATGGAGAAGACCGCCGAGGCGGTGGTGATCCCGCTGGATGCCGGGTGGAGCGATGTCGGTTCCTGGTCGGCGCTGTGGGAGGTCGGGCAGGCTGACGGGGCCGGTAACGTGATGCGCGGCGATGTTTTGACCCATGACAGCCGCAACTGTTACCTGCACTCCAGCGGGCGCATGGTGGCGGCGGTGGGGCTGGAGGATCATGTGGTGGTGGAAACCGCCGATGCGGTGCTGGTGGCGCGGCGCGACCGGGCCCAGGATGTCAAGGCCATTGTCGAACAGCTCAAGGCGCAGGGCCGGGGCGAGGCGCTGCTGCACCGGCGCGTCAACCGCCCCTGGGGCAGCTACGAGAGCATCGATCACAGCGAGCGTTTCCAGGTCAAGCGCATCACAGTCAACCCCGGCGCGAGCCTGTCGCTGCAGATGCATCATCACCGTGCCGAACACTGGATCGTGGTCAAGGGCACCGCCCGCATCACCCGGGGCGACGATACCCTGGTCATCTCCGAAAACCAGTCGACCTACATTCCCCTCGGTGTGAAACACCGCCTGGAGAATCCTGGTCTGATTCCGCTTGAGCTGATCGAAGTGCAGTCCGGGGCGTATCTCGGGGAGGATGATATTGTGCGTTTTGAGGACAAATACGGAAGGTAA